A genomic stretch from Dama dama isolate Ldn47 chromosome 10, ASM3311817v1, whole genome shotgun sequence includes:
- the HBZ gene encoding hemoglobin subunit zeta, with the protein MSLTRAERTVIVSMWSKISTQADAIGTETLERLFSCYPQAKTYFPHFDLHTGSAQLRAHGSKVVAAVGDAVKSIDNVASALSKLSELHAYVLRVDPVNFKFLSHCLLVTLASHFPADFTADAHAAWDKFLSLVSGVLTEKYR; encoded by the exons ATGTCTCTGACCAGAGCTGAGAGGACCGTCATCGTGTCCATGTGGAGCAAGATCTCCACACAGGCGGACGCCATTGGCACCGAGACCCTGGAGAG GCTCTTCTCCTGCTACCCCCAGGCCAAGACCTACTTCCCGCACTTCGACCTGCACACGGGCTCCGCGCAGCTGCGCGCGCACGGCTCCAAGGTGGTGGCCGCCGTGGGCGACGCGGTCAAGAGCATTGACAACGTGGCGAGCGCGCTGTCCAAGCTGAGCGAGCTGCACGCCTACGTGCTGCGCGTGGACCCGGTCAACTTCAAG TTCCTGTCCCACTGCCTGCTGGTCACGTTGGCCTCGCACTTCCCCGCCGACTTCACGGCCGACGCGCACGCCGCCTGGGACAAGTTCCTGTCCCTCGTGTCCGGCGTCCTGACGGAGAAGTACCGCTGA